The following is a genomic window from Patescibacteria group bacterium.
AGCAATGAAAAATATCAAAATGGTTGAGGCGGCTCGAAGTGAAGCACAAAAATTAGTTGCAGAGGACCCTGATTTCAAAAAGCATCCGCAGTTACAGCAAGAAATTAAAAAAAGAGAACACTCTCTCCACCTTGAGTAGTGTATTTACCTAAAGATTTGATAAAATCTAGCTGGTAAACTTGCCAATCACCCAATCAAACTCAACCTGCCAATCTCTAGATGGACAACTCCAACCAGGACTTGAAGGATGCGGTCTATCGCTACTCTCCATGTTTCTAACACCGAGCACGAAGAAAGCACCTTTTGAGGAATCACAACCATAGCTTCCTGCGCTATAACGATAATAATCATAACCACCGCAAGATGTTCCAGAAGAATCGAGTGGGTCTGTCGGAACAATAGAGAAAAATTTCCCATCAATAAGCGGCTCAATAAAAGGACGCCCATCCCCGTCACTATCTAATCTGGAAGTATCCCATCCGCCGCAAGTTGAACCCTCACCATAACTTGAAACTGGTCCAGGATATTGGTTATTAGAATCATAATAAAATTCCAAAGCGAGTTGGATTTGTTTCATGTCTGACAATCTTTTAGCGTCTTTTGCTTTTGTTCTTGCGGTGTTCAAACTTGCCAAAACTACAGAGGAAAGAATTCCAATGATTGCAATAACCACAAGAAGCTCAATAAGTGTAAATCCTTTATTGTTGCTATATTTTAAATACACAATTTTAAAATTCAGCCGGTGGGACAACTTCTGCTGGAGGTGCATCAGCGCTCGGTGTAAAGGTATTTTGTTCATTTCCATCTCCAAAAACCAGAAACAGCGAAATAATAACCGCCGCCACCACAAATCCAATTAAAACATAATTTGCTTGCTTTTCATCCTTAATGTATCCACCTGAATATCTAATGACCCATTGGACAGCTCTTGGAGTATTAGAATAAGAATACTGAGCAGATTGTTGCAATTCCTCTTGAAACTTCACACCAGTACCAGAATCTTTGAGCGTGCTATTTGAATCTATATTTTCCCTGTTGTTTGTATCTTCTGCCATAGAAATTTTGTGTTTAAAATTTATTCATCACTTTGATTACATCTTATCATTATCATTCCACCTGCAAAAGGCAATGCATCAAACCCTCAAAAATCATACCAGTGCGCGCACTAGGACTCGAACCTAGGACCGCGGAGATATAAGCTCCGTGCTCTACCAACTGAGCTATGCGCGCATGCACACACCACTCGCCAATAAGTTGAGAGTGATACAAAAACTATAGCCCAAAATGGTGCCATAGACAATAAAACGACATTATTTGCCATTACACATGCATCTTGCTACTGTACCCCACAGTAATAACTGATCTTTGAGGAATCAAAATGAATACACCTTACATAATGCCGGCTGCGGGCTGGCTTAGAACACCTGACGATATACGAAAGTTGTCTAACATGGATACAGTTAACGAAATCGTTGCTGGATCATTCACAAGATTAGAACGTGCAGGAAATAAAGAACCA
Proteins encoded in this region:
- a CDS encoding type II secretion system protein, producing the protein MHLQQKLSHRLNFKIVYLKYSNNKGFTLIELLVVIAIIGILSSVVLASLNTARTKAKDAKRLSDMKQIQLALEFYYDSNNQYPGPVSSYGEGSTCGGWDTSRLDSDGDGRPFIEPLIDGKFFSIVPTDPLDSSGTSCGGYDYYRYSAGSYGCDSSKGAFFVLGVRNMESSDRPHPSSPGWSCPSRDWQVEFDWVIGKFTS